The following DNA comes from Camelina sativa cultivar DH55 chromosome 14, Cs, whole genome shotgun sequence.
TAATATCACGTAGCAAAACGTTATGTAAAAAGAAATTGTCAGAAAGAGAAATCGTGTATGCATGTTTGATTTAACGAGAAACGAATAAGTCTATAATAAAAAACGAAGGAAGTAGTCCAACAGATCAAGTGGAATTGGTACATAATGAAGCTACTTTTTATTAACTAGTGCAATATAACGTAATTTAAAGGAAAATGTCTAAAACAAATCAGATTGCTAAAGTGTGCgctgataataatttttttttctctagtcTAAAGCCATGCTTTTCTAGCAAGAAACCTGTCATTAGAGCAAACGTGTCTGTTACGTTTGAGGCAATGATGTCTTATGTTACCGAGAGCGCCTGAAATGGCCGATCGCTCGTGGCCGTTCTTTAGAATGGTGACATGCCGCTTGCGCAAGCTCTTTCAACACTTTGGACTCGTTTATAGACTGATGGGAACAAGTCCTTGTTGATTTGATATCTACAcctaataactaaaatttatcCATGGtccgattttaaaaaaatcttcttgGTATAGCTTACAGATTTTCAAAAGAATTTACTGAaactatatatctatttttattccAACTCAGgtatttaataacatttttttctcaaaaaatctGTTACTTCGAAAATTCTACCCGACCAGGTTcatctaataaaaatattagttgacTTGAACCATTTTTTATATGAGGGATGTAATAGAGTGGAAACTTCTgaacttattagttattacatgCATATTCCCAAAAGACTTCGTCAGTTatgtcaaaaccaaaaaaactccacccaaaaaaaaaaaaaatgtaatatctTAAtacttaaatatttaaaatttcaacaTGACACATCAAACAAGAAAAGATCGCGCAACAATCCATAAACGCGTTAGGTAaataactttattatataaactttggtcgatataattttatgttttctaatttaCTCTTGTAAGTATTGTATTTCATCCTCGTTTGCAAATATTTCAAGAAAGTTTTCCTCAATCATTGAAGCTTTTCCCGGGTACGTAAGTGGTATACATTGATAATTTTACTCACAGTTGTTACTTTTCACCTTTacaatctgatatatatatatatatatatatattaattgttacATCAAACAGCTATATATGGATGCTTCCCAGCCTTCAGCGTCAGAGGCAGTCAAAAAAGCTGTTAAAAACATAGTTCTGGTGGGACGTACTGGGAACGGAAAAAGCGCCACTGGAAACTCTCTCATCGGAAACGAAGTGTTCCTCTCGGAATCAAACGCAGCAGGTGTTACCATGACATGTCAGACATCTAGAGCTGTGACACCAGATGGTCTGGTAATCAACGTGATTGACACCCCTGGTATGTTTGGGCTTTAAACTCAACCGGTCTTAATATTTGaccatatttatatagttttgtggAACCAAGCGTTTATATAGTTTATCAAAGTCAAGGTTTGATGATACAGGTCTGTTTGACTTGTCGGTGTCTGCTGAATTTATCAGTAAAGAAATCATCAAATGTCTTACCCTCGCGGAAGGAGGATTACATGTTGTGGTGTTAGTTCTATCAGTGAAAAATAGAATTACACAAGAGGAAGGGAACACACTTAGTACCTTGCAGGTCCTTTTCGGGAGTGAAATCgttaaatatttgattgttCTATTCACGGGCGGTGATGAGTTGGAAGCAAATAACCAAACATTCGACGGTTATTTTCTTCAAGGCTGCCCTGATTTTCTGACGGTCagtgatttaataattttgtttatattttggattatttgtctgtttgttttttgaaccGATTGTGCAATTCCAGACGGTTCTTAGAGAGAGTCGAGGCAGAAAGGTCTTGTTTGATAATAAGACTACGGACGAAGGAAAGAAGGCTGAGCAAGTCAAACAGTTTCTTGCGCATGTCGCATCGATTGAAGAGCTCAATGATGGGAAACCGTTTACACACGAAATGCATCTTAGGATAAAGGTGAAGATTGTGGATATGCGTACACTTACACACTGCGTTGCTCAATAGAATATTTTGttaatgttaaaatattattccACTGTTTGTTTCTTAGGAAGAGGCTGAAAGGCTCAAGGAACAACAAAGGGAGGTTGAAGCTAGAAACCTTGGAGAAGCAGAGTTGGCAGATTTAAAAAAGGAATTACAAGAATCGTATGAGAGTAGGATGAGCCAAATGCAACAAATGGTGAATATTTATTCCTAAAGATGATAATGAATGATTCACATTCCAACATCGTTTAACGATCAACTCGTTTCTTACAGATGGAGAATACGCTAAAAGAGACTTCTGCTGCACAAGAGAACATGTTGCGTGTGCTCCAGAAGGCACAGAGCGACAATGAATCTATACGCAATGAGCACGATCATGGGGAACAGAGGCGGATGATGATTCAGCTTGGGCTTACTGTGCCTCCGGTAATAGTGACGGGGTTGGGATTGCCATGTACCATCTTGTAATCAATatgtctcaccaagatcaagtCAAACGTCAATCCGTTCTGCACCTACGTCCtccaaatttcataaaattttcttttatgtgtGCTTCCAGGTTTCTGTTTGTTCTATATTCTCATTCCCTTGCAAGCCTTGTTGTACGCCCAGATATGTATAGATAATAATACTGCTTAAAGAACGGTTACATTGTAGATGACAAAAGATTTACTTATAatctctgttttaaaaatccgtgcctagcaccgattacgcccCGCAAAATCGCTAGATCCATCctctccgcctcgattaatgactaatccccgcctagcatcgattatctaATTACctgtttaattttattataaccCATCTAATCCGATTACTAACCGCttaatttagtatataatgattatttttaaagccaaatataaatcaaatatgtatttttttttgttatttagacatttaaattaagagtttatgatgttttacgttaactaatgtacaaaattttaatgaaaatcataaattttcttttaaaattacgtTTTGTGCGTTTACCGTAATtgtaaagacaatactatagtattatattttatttaatatttttcttttaatataaacagaattatacatatatttaatactatatatttttatactattattaatttaataaaataaccctaaagCTACTCCCTGATTAATCCCCGCTTAGTTtccgattttctcgctaggcgctaggcccactccaaccgcccgactagcgcctagcaatttctaaaacagggcTTATAATACACCGATGACGAACATGGTAAAGGACTTTTATAAGCAAGGTTACCAAAACTAGCAAATGACTAATCATGTCAAAACTAGACCACTTCTCTTGTTTTATCATAAGATCAGTAGCTTTTCTCTTTATAATTCTGAAAAGTTAAGATCGAAATTCTGAACGTGAAtataagagcatctccaatggtcctctatttttgACTTTattctctattatagagtaatttttgctccaatccatctctatttttatttttataatagaaattgctgtttttttctctataaatagaagaactctatttttacctctataaatagaattgaactattttatttatgacaaaataaataaaataagtattttaagaactaataatataaatttaagtatacatttttattctaaaatattgagactaccatttgcaaaagataattttataaaagtgttacaagatttaaagtaaaatggattagtttgcaatttttataaataaaagatgttaattgtcaaataaaaatatatctatttagaatattcttttatagaggataaataggaaaaaccattagagtaaaactaatttttatctatgttgcatggaaactctttttgaggTGCGGTTCCcatttccgaaacgtttcggaaacagaAACTCATGGAAACTCGGAAACAAGGCACAAAAACACGATTCCTAGAAatttctgtttggaaacacgatgtAAACTACATTtccgttttggaaacacgatgaaaacttcttttttaatttgaaacttaataaataaatatttttaaaatataaaacttcattatagatataaatatataatattattagtgttttaattcaactatttaatatttatatttgaagttttatttattgaaactttttgatatggtttttatgtttggtgttttattttatatatatatatatataaatatataaatatatatataaatatataaatatata
Coding sequences within:
- the LOC104741962 gene encoding immune-associated nucleotide-binding protein 8-like, producing MDASQPSASEAVKKAVKNIVLVGRTGNGKSATGNSLIGNEVFLSESNAAGVTMTCQTSRAVTPDGLVINVIDTPGLFDLSVSAEFISKEIIKCLTLAEGGLHVVVLVLSVKNRITQEEGNTLSTLQVLFGSEIVKYLIVLFTGGDELEANNQTFDGYFLQGCPDFLTTVLRESRGRKVLFDNKTTDEGKKAEQVKQFLAHVASIEELNDGKPFTHEMHLRIKEEAERLKEQQREVEARNLGEAELADLKKELQESYESRMSQMQQMMENTLKETSAAQENMLRVLQKAQSDNESIRNEHDHGEQRRMMIQLGLTVPPVIVTGLGLPCTIL